Proteins from a single region of Ziziphus jujuba cultivar Dongzao chromosome 1, ASM3175591v1:
- the LOC112490516 gene encoding G-type lectin S-receptor-like serine/threonine-protein kinase B120 — MHGNSLNLFRKSSKEEIVVGKKGSRRSDASMNTEVLKRKLGTGIAAINELSGATHKLNLHGKQDSELFFFSFSPLESATRHFSDENKLGQGGFGPVYKGTLTDGQEIAVKRLSRRSRQGVKEFKNEVMLISNLQHRNLVRVLGCCIKGEEKILVYEYLPNKSLDSFLFDSLHRVLLDWKKRMNIIEGIVQGLLYLHKYSRLRIIHRDLKTTNILLDNNMNPKISDFGTAKIFEENESRANTNRIVGTYGYMSSEYAMNGLFSEKSDVFSFGVMMLEILSGWKNNGFPQSNEFSNLLEYAWHLWTEGRCLELMDPEVAKTCIDTRKFRWYVEVGLYCVQDGAEDRPTMSDVVSMLGSDT; from the exons ATGCATGGCAATTCCTTAAACCTCTTCAGGAagtcatccaaagaagagattgTTGTGG GGAAAAAAGGAAGCCGCAGGAGCGATGCAAGCATGAATACAGAGGTATTGAAACGCAAACTGGGGACTGGTATTGCAGCCATTAATGAACTCAGTGGCGCTACACACAAGCTGAATTTACATGGGAAGCAGGATAgtgaattatttttcttcagcTTTTCTCCGCTAGAAAGTGCAACACGCCACTTCTCTGATGAAAATAAGCTAGGCCAGGGTGGTTTTGGGCCAGTCTATAAG GGTACATTGACTGATGGACAAGAGATTGCAGTCAAAAGACTCTCTAGAAGATCTAGACAAGGAGTAAAGGAATTCAAAAATGAAGTTATGTTAATTTCAAACCTACAACATAGGAATCTTGTTAGAGTATTGGGTTGTTGCATTAAAGGAGAGGAGAAGATATTAGTCTATGAGTATTTGCCTAACAAAAGTTTGGATTCGTTTCTTTTCGATTCGTTACACC GAGTTTTGCTTGACTGGAAGAAACGCATGAACATCATTGAAGGGATCGTGCAAGGACTTCTATATCTCCACAAATACTCTAGACTAAGAATTATCCATAGAGATTTGAAAACGACCAACATCTTATTAGACAACAACATGAATCCAAAAATCTCCGATTTTGGGACAGCAAAAATCTTTGAAGAGAATGAATCGCGAGCGAACACAAATCGCATTGTTGGGACAT ATGGTTATATGTCTTCTGAGTATGCCATGAATGGTCTATTCTCTGAAAAATCTGATGTCTTCAGTTTTGGAGTCATGATGCTAGAAATCCTAAGTGGCTGGAAGAACAATGGTTTCCCTCAGTCAAATGAATTTTCTAACCTACTAGAATAT GCATGGCATCTGTGGACAGAAGGAAGATGCTTGGAGCTAATGGATCCAGAGGTGGCAAAAACATGTATAGACACAAGGAAATTTAGATGGTATGTCGAAGTTGGTTTGTATTGTGTGCAAGACGGTGCAGAAGATAGACCAACCATGTCAGATGTTGTGTCAATGCTTGGAAGCGATACATAA